One Brassica napus cultivar Da-Ae chromosome A5, Da-Ae, whole genome shotgun sequence DNA window includes the following coding sequences:
- the LOC106363146 gene encoding E3 ubiquitin-protein ligase RGLG4-like: MEIPFQYQAATELSFLGKTTGVAKKINPRPPPTPYTPTIRTELPSPAPDEHTQNCPICLTIRKDVAFGCGHMICRDCGSRISNCPICRVLITSRLRLCT; this comes from the exons ATGGAGATTCCCTTTCAGTATCAAGCAGCAACTGAACTCAGCTTTCTCGG GAAAACAACGGGCGTAGCTAAGAAAATAAACCCGAGGCCACCACCTACTCCTTACACACCTACTATACGTACTGAACTACCATCACCTGCACCAGACGAACATACTCAG AATTGCCCAATTTGTCTGACTATCCGGAAAGACGTGGCCTTTGGCTGTGGTCACATG aTTTGTAGAGATTGCGGATCCAGGATATCAAACTGTCCCATCTGCAGAGTACTGATCACAAGCCGGCTAAGGCTTTGCACGTGA
- the LOC125608743 gene encoding uncharacterized protein LOC125608743 isoform X2, with protein MGTPQTWDNSSISFFNSKSISESISWGMIIQDTELLPPSEYNTYADIEAVYECLQTEYGVGQEDLILYGQSVGSGPTLHLASKLPRLRGVVLHSGILSGLRVLCHVKFKFCCDIYSNINKIKKVKCPVLVIHGTEDDVVNWLHGNRLWKMAKEPYEPLWIKGGGHCNLEIYPEYIRHLYRFIQDMENTTTKSRLKKIWQEIRRRDESKGCCSFGLCRPKCTRCPKPSCDCSCGCCKWSCPSLKGCFSCCKKPTCVSSFCKCSCLSLKGCFTCWKKPSCVSNCCFPKLKCCCCFGKPRCPKCSCWKCLKCPESECCCCAGCFSWLCCCGGGRREGETRGGTTMAKNEG; from the exons ATGGGAACGCCGCAGACTTGGGACAACTCTTCGATCTCTTTCTTCAACTCAAAGTCAATCTCCGAGTCAATCTCATGGG GTATGATTATTCAGGATACGGAGCTTCTACCG CCGAGTGAGTACAATACATATGCGGATATTGAGGCGGTTTACGAGTGTTTGCAGACAGAATATGGGGTTGGGCAAGAAGATTTGATCTTGTATGGTCAATCCGTTGGCAGTGGACCGACTCTGCACCTTGCTTCTAAGCTTCCTCGGCTTAGAGGTGTGGTCCTTCATAGTGGCATTCTCTCTGGTCTTCGTGTTCTCTGTCACGTCAAGTTCAAGTTTTGTTGCGACATTTATTCG AACATAAACAAGATCAAGAAGGTGAAATGTCCGGTTCTTGTCATACAC GGAACAGAGGATGATGTGGTAAATTGGCTACACGGAAACAGACTATGGAAGATGGCAAAGGAACCGTATGAACCGCTTTGGATAAAAGGTGGTGGACATTGCAACCTCGAGATTTATCCGGAATACATTAGACATCTCTATCGGTTTATACAAGACATGGAGAATACAACCACTAAATCTCGTCTCAAGAAGATTTGGCAAGAAATCCGTAGAAGAGACGAATCCAAAGGGTGTTGTAGTTTTGGACTGTGCAGACCGAAATGCACTAGGTGTCCCAAACCTAGTTGCGATTGTAGCTGCGGTTGTTGCAAGTGGTCATGTCCGTCGTTGAAGGGATGTTTCTCTTGCTGTAAGAAACCGACCTGTGTTAGTAGCTTTTGCAAGTGCTCGTGTCTGTCGTTGAAGGGGTGTTTCACTTGCTGGAAGAAACCGAGCTGTGTTAGTAATTGCTGCTTTCCCAAGTTAAAATGCTGCTGTTGCTTTGGGAAGCCTAGGTGTCCGAAATGCTCTTGTTGGAAATGTCTAAAATGCCCTGAATCCGAGTGTTGTTGCTGTGCTGGTTGTTTTAGTTGGCTGTGTTGTTGTGGCGGAGGGAGGAGGGAGGGGGAGACGAGAGGAGGGACTACGATGGCTAAGAATGAAGGGTAA
- the LOC125608743 gene encoding alpha/beta hydrolase domain-containing protein 17C-like isoform X1 — protein sequence MGCMFSHLAAKFAFFPPSPPTYHVTKTPDGKLTAVSSSTSSTFPAAGDASLDVRVVKTRRGNKVTAFYLRNPNARLTLLYSHGNAADLGQLFDLFLQLKVNLRVNLMGYDYSGYGASTGKPSEYNTYADIEAVYECLQTEYGVGQEDLILYGQSVGSGPTLHLASKLPRLRGVVLHSGILSGLRVLCHVKFKFCCDIYSNINKIKKVKCPVLVIHGTEDDVVNWLHGNRLWKMAKEPYEPLWIKGGGHCNLEIYPEYIRHLYRFIQDMENTTTKSRLKKIWQEIRRRDESKGCCSFGLCRPKCTRCPKPSCDCSCGCCKWSCPSLKGCFSCCKKPTCVSSFCKCSCLSLKGCFTCWKKPSCVSNCCFPKLKCCCCFGKPRCPKCSCWKCLKCPESECCCCAGCFSWLCCCGGGRREGETRGGTTMAKNEG from the exons ATGGGGTGCATGTTCTCTCACCTCGCCGCCAAGTTCGCCTTTTTCCCTCCCTCTCCTCCGACCTACCACGTCACAAAAACACCTGACGGAAAACTTACAGCCGTTTCCTCTTCCACTTCCTCAACTTTTCCCGCCGCCGGAGACGCATCGCTCGACGTCAGGGTGGTGAAGACGAGACGTGGAAACAAAGTCACAGCTTTTTACCTTAGAAACCCTAACGCGAGACTCACGCTTCTGTATTCACATGGGAACGCCGCAGACTTGGGACAACTCTTCGATCTCTTTCTTCAACTCAAAGTCAATCTCCGAGTCAATCTCATGGG GTATGATTATTCAGGATACGGAGCTTCTACCGGTAAG CCGAGTGAGTACAATACATATGCGGATATTGAGGCGGTTTACGAGTGTTTGCAGACAGAATATGGGGTTGGGCAAGAAGATTTGATCTTGTATGGTCAATCCGTTGGCAGTGGACCGACTCTGCACCTTGCTTCTAAGCTTCCTCGGCTTAGAGGTGTGGTCCTTCATAGTGGCATTCTCTCTGGTCTTCGTGTTCTCTGTCACGTCAAGTTCAAGTTTTGTTGCGACATTTATTCG AACATAAACAAGATCAAGAAGGTGAAATGTCCGGTTCTTGTCATACAC GGAACAGAGGATGATGTGGTAAATTGGCTACACGGAAACAGACTATGGAAGATGGCAAAGGAACCGTATGAACCGCTTTGGATAAAAGGTGGTGGACATTGCAACCTCGAGATTTATCCGGAATACATTAGACATCTCTATCGGTTTATACAAGACATGGAGAATACAACCACTAAATCTCGTCTCAAGAAGATTTGGCAAGAAATCCGTAGAAGAGACGAATCCAAAGGGTGTTGTAGTTTTGGACTGTGCAGACCGAAATGCACTAGGTGTCCCAAACCTAGTTGCGATTGTAGCTGCGGTTGTTGCAAGTGGTCATGTCCGTCGTTGAAGGGATGTTTCTCTTGCTGTAAGAAACCGACCTGTGTTAGTAGCTTTTGCAAGTGCTCGTGTCTGTCGTTGAAGGGGTGTTTCACTTGCTGGAAGAAACCGAGCTGTGTTAGTAATTGCTGCTTTCCCAAGTTAAAATGCTGCTGTTGCTTTGGGAAGCCTAGGTGTCCGAAATGCTCTTGTTGGAAATGTCTAAAATGCCCTGAATCCGAGTGTTGTTGCTGTGCTGGTTGTTTTAGTTGGCTGTGTTGTTGTGGCGGAGGGAGGAGGGAGGGGGAGACGAGAGGAGGGACTACGATGGCTAAGAATGAAGGGTAA